From a single Halococcus hamelinensis 100A6 genomic region:
- a CDS encoding long-chain fatty acid--CoA ligase, whose amino-acid sequence MPGGTDQTIRPFRWRAERLYPDTEIVSRTHDGIERYDYAEYGNRVARLAHALDDAGIADDARVGTFCWNHHRHFEAYFAVPDSGRQLHTINPLLPDEHIQYIVENAGDQLLFVDPSLVEKLGAAYDPDSFDSVTQFVVMGEDVPETDLDPVVDYESFIGGKDEAYDWPELSQERRAGMCYTSGTTGRPKGVEYTQSMLWSHAMSTISPQGLDIRDTDVVMPVVPMFHVNAWGMPFSTTSAGAKHVYPGPSPTPEDLAHLIESEGVTITAGVPTVWLGLLEYMNDHEVDLSSLEEIVIGGSAAPKSVIERFDDLGVTVLHAWGMTEMSPIGSAARLKSGMESWEADARYEKRATQGLMMPGLEFKVVDDDGEEVPWNGEDFGELLVRGPWVTTEYFERPQANEEDFEHGWLKTGDVVSVDSDGYIKIVDRAKDVIKSGGEWISSVELENTLMAHDGVSEAAVAGVPHEKWQERPVAFVVPAAGTDEERLAAELLDLVAADYPKWWVPDEVVYIERVPKTATGKFSKKDLREEFSDESLVEGRAPEEAAPE is encoded by the coding sequence ATGCCCGGAGGCACCGACCAGACCATCCGGCCGTTCCGCTGGCGCGCGGAGCGGTTGTACCCCGACACCGAGATCGTCTCGCGAACCCACGACGGCATCGAGCGCTACGACTACGCGGAGTACGGAAACCGGGTCGCACGGCTCGCCCACGCCCTCGACGACGCCGGCATCGCCGACGACGCGCGGGTGGGGACGTTCTGCTGGAACCACCACCGCCACTTCGAGGCCTACTTCGCGGTGCCGGACTCCGGCCGCCAACTCCACACCATCAATCCGCTCCTCCCCGACGAGCACATCCAGTACATCGTCGAGAACGCGGGCGACCAACTCCTGTTCGTCGATCCCTCACTGGTCGAGAAACTCGGGGCCGCCTACGACCCCGACTCGTTCGACTCGGTGACGCAGTTCGTGGTGATGGGCGAGGACGTTCCCGAGACGGACCTCGACCCGGTAGTGGATTACGAGTCGTTCATCGGGGGGAAGGACGAGGCGTACGACTGGCCCGAACTGTCCCAGGAACGCCGCGCCGGGATGTGTTACACCTCGGGGACGACGGGCCGACCGAAGGGCGTCGAGTACACCCAGTCGATGCTCTGGTCGCACGCGATGTCGACCATCAGCCCCCAGGGCCTCGACATCAGGGACACCGACGTGGTGATGCCGGTGGTCCCGATGTTCCACGTCAACGCCTGGGGGATGCCCTTCTCGACCACCTCCGCCGGCGCGAAACACGTCTATCCCGGTCCGTCACCCACGCCCGAAGACCTCGCTCACCTCATCGAAAGCGAGGGCGTGACGATCACCGCCGGGGTTCCCACGGTGTGGTTGGGGCTGCTCGAATACATGAACGACCACGAGGTCGATCTTTCATCACTCGAAGAGATCGTCATCGGCGGGAGCGCCGCGCCGAAGTCGGTGATCGAGCGCTTCGACGACCTCGGGGTCACGGTGCTCCACGCGTGGGGCATGACCGAGATGAGTCCCATCGGGTCGGCAGCGCGGCTCAAGTCCGGCATGGAGTCGTGGGAGGCGGATGCGAGATACGAGAAACGCGCCACCCAGGGGCTGATGATGCCAGGCCTCGAATTCAAGGTCGTCGACGACGACGGCGAAGAAGTCCCGTGGAACGGCGAGGACTTCGGCGAACTCCTGGTCCGCGGGCCGTGGGTCACGACGGAGTACTTCGAGCGCCCACAGGCCAACGAGGAGGACTTCGAACACGGATGGTTGAAGACGGGTGACGTCGTCAGCGTCGATTCGGACGGCTACATCAAGATCGTCGACCGTGCGAAGGACGTCATCAAGTCCGGCGGCGAGTGGATTTCGAGTGTCGAACTCGAGAACACGCTGATGGCCCACGACGGGGTCTCGGAGGCGGCGGTCGCCGGCGTGCCCCACGAGAAGTGGCAGGAGCGGCCCGTGGCGTTCGTGGTGCCCGCGGCCGGTACGGACGAGGAGCGGCTCGCGGCGGAGCTGCTCGACCTCGTGGCCGCCGACTACCCGAAGTGGTGGGTGCCCGACGAGGTGGTCTACATCGAGCGCGTTCCGAAGACCGCGACCGGGAAGTTCTCGAAGAAGGACCTCCGCGAGGAGTTCTCGGACGAGTCCCTGGTCGAGGGCCGTGCCCCCGAGGAGGCCGCCCCGGAGTAA
- a CDS encoding FAD-dependent oxidoreductase: MSETAHDTSDVVVVGGGPAGCSAAVFTARYGLDTTVFDRGQSSLQRCAYLENYLGFPAGIDVGTFYDLIHDHVEASGADLVPDMVRSVERATDGGFVVEPQEGEAVRAKRVVAATRQGADYLRPVVGEAAFDEYVHDGETYERFDPEYADRDGSTPVDGLYVASPGGETDVQVVVAAGRGAHVARTALADARRERGYPDDLAAHYDWRRSEAELTGEWADRDRWRELFAERTPDDHGLDEERAVDLREREIDRRFDTYIDDEAVGARTERGQDRLLEHIDDDRILAAAREIETEHAADSD; this comes from the coding sequence GTGAGCGAGACGGCGCACGACACGTCCGACGTCGTCGTGGTGGGCGGCGGGCCAGCGGGCTGCTCGGCGGCGGTGTTCACCGCGCGCTACGGTCTCGATACGACCGTCTTCGACCGCGGCCAGTCGTCGCTCCAGCGCTGTGCGTACCTCGAGAACTACCTCGGCTTCCCGGCGGGCATCGACGTGGGGACGTTCTACGACCTCATCCACGACCACGTCGAGGCGTCGGGGGCCGACCTCGTCCCGGACATGGTTCGGTCGGTCGAGCGCGCGACCGACGGCGGGTTCGTCGTCGAACCACAGGAGGGCGAGGCCGTCCGCGCGAAGCGAGTCGTCGCGGCGACCCGACAGGGCGCGGACTACCTTCGACCAGTGGTGGGGGAGGCGGCCTTCGACGAGTACGTCCACGACGGCGAGACCTACGAGCGCTTCGACCCCGAGTACGCCGACCGCGACGGCAGCACGCCCGTCGACGGGCTCTACGTCGCCTCTCCAGGTGGCGAGACCGACGTCCAGGTCGTCGTCGCGGCCGGTCGGGGCGCACACGTCGCCCGCACCGCGCTCGCGGACGCGCGCCGCGAACGCGGCTATCCGGACGACCTCGCGGCACACTACGACTGGCGACGGAGCGAGGCCGAACTGACCGGGGAGTGGGCGGACCGCGACCGGTGGCGGGAGCTGTTCGCGGAGCGAACGCCGGACGACCACGGGCTCGACGAGGAGCGCGCCGTCGACCTCCGCGAGCGCGAGATCGACCGGCGGTTCGACACCTACATCGACGACGAGGCGGTCGGGGCCCGAACCGAACGGGGACAGGACCGACTGCTGGAACACATCGACGACGACCGGATCCTCGCCGCCGCACGCGAGATCGAAACTGAGCACGCGGCGGATTCGGACTGA
- a CDS encoding ABC transporter substrate-binding protein — MASDETGDGVPTRRDYVKYGGALIGGGLFAGCTNGGSGGSNGSGGANGSSETQADTASSGSAGGTETGSGTNGTDGTTDGSGNAYSVTMAPMGEVSFEAVPKTVFTRLTHLAGMAFALGRGNDVNAMHAPDYYDALWNQFTPRLPGVSLDWSGLYSSWEPSKEKLYELDSDVHLADPASVFAVEGWNESDLAEIGENVAPWFGNQYSDTHATPPEAYQDRYRYYSLWDMFEKVAAVFQERERYRALSSIHSDLRDTIESELPATGERPTVALLGLSDLESIYAYKVSVPGFLVAHIRPLKPAETFGDDVSSGDTVDTETLLAADPEVVLALGGMHPDTDMPGIRSGLADDPVAADVTAVENDRVYAQGARYQGPILNLFQLEMSAKQLYPDRFGEWPTYEKGPYPEIPPNERLFDRERVARIITGEGTT, encoded by the coding sequence ATGGCGAGCGACGAGACGGGAGACGGTGTACCGACGCGGCGCGACTACGTGAAGTACGGCGGCGCGCTCATCGGCGGCGGGCTGTTCGCCGGCTGTACTAACGGAGGGAGCGGCGGCTCGAACGGTTCGGGTGGGGCGAACGGGTCGTCCGAAACGCAGGCCGACACCGCTTCGAGCGGGTCCGCCGGGGGTACCGAGACGGGTAGCGGGACGAACGGAACCGACGGGACGACGGACGGGTCGGGGAACGCGTACTCGGTGACGATGGCCCCGATGGGCGAGGTGAGCTTCGAGGCGGTCCCGAAGACCGTCTTCACGCGGCTGACCCACCTCGCGGGGATGGCGTTCGCGCTCGGTCGGGGCAACGACGTCAACGCGATGCACGCGCCCGACTACTACGATGCGCTCTGGAACCAGTTCACCCCGCGGCTGCCGGGCGTCTCGCTCGACTGGTCGGGGCTCTACTCCTCGTGGGAGCCGAGCAAGGAGAAGCTCTACGAACTGGACAGCGACGTGCATCTCGCCGACCCCGCGAGCGTCTTCGCGGTCGAGGGCTGGAACGAGAGCGACCTCGCCGAGATCGGCGAGAACGTCGCGCCGTGGTTCGGGAACCAGTACAGCGACACCCACGCGACCCCGCCGGAGGCCTACCAGGACCGGTATCGCTACTACTCGCTGTGGGACATGTTCGAGAAGGTCGCGGCGGTGTTTCAGGAACGGGAACGGTATCGGGCGCTGTCGTCCATCCACTCGGACCTGCGCGACACCATCGAATCGGAGCTCCCGGCGACGGGCGAGCGCCCGACGGTGGCGCTGCTCGGCCTCAGCGACCTCGAAAGCATCTACGCCTACAAGGTCAGCGTCCCCGGCTTCCTGGTCGCGCACATCCGACCGCTGAAGCCGGCCGAGACGTTCGGCGACGACGTCTCCTCCGGTGACACGGTGGACACGGAGACCCTGCTCGCGGCGGACCCAGAGGTGGTCCTCGCGCTCGGCGGGATGCACCCCGATACCGACATGCCCGGCATCCGGAGCGGTCTCGCGGACGACCCGGTGGCGGCGGACGTCACGGCGGTCGAGAACGACCGGGTCTACGCCCAGGGCGCGCGGTATCAGGGTCCGATCCTCAACCTCTTCCAGCTCGAGATGAGCGCGAAGCAGCTCTATCCCGACCGGTTCGGCGAGTGGCCGACCTACGAGAAAGGACCGTACCCGGAGATCCCCCCGAACGAACGGCTCTTCGACCGCGAGCGCGTCGCGCGTATCATCACCGGCGAGGGGACGACGTGA
- a CDS encoding thioredoxin family protein, which translates to MTLEESARDLERGDSAPGFELPGTDGASHALADYHDHDALLVAFTCNHCPYAQAKIEALNGLAESYEEVAVVGINANDAEEYPEDSFDRMQELVEDGTVRYDAYLRDESQEVARAYGAVCTPDPFLFAKRDGGFELAYHGRLDDATGPDEEPSGEHGFEMAGAIESVLTGVPVDQQFQPSRGCSIKWK; encoded by the coding sequence ATGACGCTCGAAGAGTCCGCACGCGACCTCGAACGAGGCGACAGCGCACCGGGCTTCGAACTCCCGGGGACCGACGGCGCGAGCCACGCGCTCGCGGATTATCACGACCACGACGCGCTCCTCGTGGCCTTCACCTGCAACCACTGTCCCTACGCCCAGGCGAAGATCGAGGCGCTCAACGGGCTGGCCGAGAGCTACGAGGAGGTCGCGGTCGTCGGGATCAACGCCAACGACGCCGAGGAGTACCCCGAGGACTCCTTCGACCGGATGCAGGAGCTCGTCGAGGACGGCACGGTCCGCTACGATGCCTACCTCCGCGACGAGTCCCAGGAGGTCGCGCGGGCCTACGGCGCGGTCTGCACCCCCGACCCGTTCCTGTTCGCGAAGCGTGACGGCGGCTTCGAGCTCGCCTACCACGGCCGGCTCGACGACGCCACCGGCCCCGACGAGGAGCCCTCGGGCGAACACGGCTTCGAGATGGCGGGCGCGATCGAGTCGGTGTTGACGGGGGTCCCCGTCGACCAGCAGTTCCAGCCGTCGCGCGGCTGCTCGATCAAGTGGAAGTAG